ATTCATGACACCAAAGATCACAACGCCGACAATCAGGAGGGCATTAAGCAGTTGGTGCATGGGCAGTACAATCGGTCTACCAGGCATGATACCCTGAAGTTTAGCATAAGCGACCAGTGAACCGGCGAGCGTTACCGTACCAATGAAAAGACTTATAATGACGGTTACCCTTACATCCATGGTCTCCGAGCCACTAAAGCGCAGATACTCAGAATAAGCAACCAGAGTTGAGGCTATACCACCAAAACCATTGAACAGGGCAACCATCTGGGGCATGGAAGTCATCTCGATACGCTTGGCCACCACGCCACCGATCAGTCCGCCAACAACCATACCGATGATGATCTGAAGGGGACCTACGATTCCAGATATGACCAGCGTAATGACAATTGCCAGGGCCATGGCAAACATGGCATATTGCATCCCCTTGCGGGCTGTTTTTGCGGAACCCAGCATTTTAAGAGCAACAATGAATAAGACAGAGGCCAGGAGGTAGGAAAACTGTTCCAGATAGATCATGATCAGGCCCCCTTCTCAGTCTTTTTATCTTTTTTAAACATGCCCAGCATACGGTCAGTCACCATAAACCCGCCGATCACATTGATCATGGCAAAAGCGATGGCGAAAACACCCAGAATGGTGCTTAAACCCCAGTTGTCGGCGTTGGCCGCCAACAAGGCACCTACTACGGTGATACCTGAAATAGCATTTGAGCCAGACATAAGGGGTGTATGTAATAATGGCGGAACTTTTGTGATCAACTCAAAGCCGATAAAAACGGCCAGTGTGAAAACATAGATGGATACGATTAGGCTTTCCATTATGCATTACCTCCGGTCATGGATTTTTTCACCAATTCATTACGGATTTCGCCAGCATGGGTGATGCAGGCACCAGCTGTGACCTCTTCATCGAAGTCAAGACTATTGTTCTCTTTCTGAAAGATGTTCTTAAACAGGTTGAGCAAGTTCTTGGAGAACATGCTGCTTCCGTTAATTGGCAGGGTCGCCGGCAGGTTGAGAGTGCCCACGATGGTCACTCCATGTTTGACAACTGTCTTTCCAGCTTCAGTCAGTTCACAATTTCCGCCACCTTCAATTGCCAGATCAATGATCACAGAACCGGAGCGCATCATCTTCACCATTTCTTCAGTGATGAGAATGGGAGCGGCCTTTCCAAAGATCTGAGCTGTGGTGATAATCACATCAACCTTTGGCAAACGTGCACTAATGGCTTTTTGTTCAGCAACGAGGAAGGCATCAGACTGCTGTTTGGCATATCCGCCAGTGGTTTCCACATTCTCCTCGGGAACTTCCATGTGAACAAATGTGGCACCGAGACTTTTTACTTGTTCTTCAACGGCTGGTCTGGGATCGAAGGCTTCTACTCGAGAGCCAAGTCGCTTGGCTGTGGCAATAGCCTGGAGACCAGCCACACCGGCACCCAAAATAAAAGTTGTTGCAGGAGGAATAGATCCAGCTGCAGTCATGAGCAGAGGAAAGATCTTACCCAGGTGATTGGCTGAGATCAAAACTGCTTTGTAGCCAGCCAGGGTCGCCATGGAGCTTAAAGTATCCATGCTTTGGGCCCGGGATATTCGGGGAATGAACTCAGTAGCAAATCCAGTTATCTGCTTTTTGTTCATGGCTTTAAGCGTATCATGGTTGTTCAATGGAGCGAGGTTTCCCATGTAGATGGCTCCATCTTTCATTAATTTTACTTCATCAGCACTGGGGGGCTGAACTTTAAAAACGACGTCGGCCTGGGCAAAGAGCATCTTGGCATCATCCACAATGCTTGCGCCGGCTTTCTCAAATTCTTTATCAGAGATAAAAGAATTGGCTCCGGCGTTCTTTTGGATAATGATCTCATGCTCCAGGCGAGTAAAAGCTGCGATATTTCCGGGAACCATAGCAACGCGGGTCTCTCCGGAAACCGTCTCAACGGGAATACCGATCTTCACGTGGTCTCTCCTGTTTCGGTTAATATTACAAAAATGGTATCATTTAACATGGCGCCAAGGTATTTGGTGTTTTGCCCCTGACAAGAGGAGATTTACTCAATCAATCATTTATTTGGTAACCATTACTGGTGGGCGGAATTATTGATCAGGTCTTAACGTTTCCCGCCATGTGTTGAATTGCACAGAGCACATCGCGTCGACTGATCTGTCCCACAACAATATCATTTTCAACTACAGGGATACGGCGATAGACATTGTTCAAAAATAGATCAGCAACTGTAAAAATATCCATTTCGGGACCGATACTCATCACCGCTTCGGTCATATATTCACTTACAGGACCCGCCGGCGCATCATGGAATACCCCATTGGCCAGTGTTCGCAGGCAATCTTTTTGAGAGATAATCCCAATCAACTTACCATTATCATCTACCACAGGTGCACCAGAGATGGCAGATTTAACCAATTCATCAATAGCAGCATAGATATCCATTTCAGGTTTAAAGACAACCACCTTCTTTGCCATGAAATCGCCAACATTTATCTTTTCCATCTATGCCTCCAGGCTTTCATTTGAATTAAAATTGCAAATTATTCAATCGAGCGACACATTTACGATAAGAATGAACAGGATCAAATACCTGTCTTGGATTAAAAGTGGACAAACAACGCAGTGCAGGTAACTTTCTTCGCGCACAATGATTTGAAAATAGAGTCCAATTGTGTATCTTAAAAGCTATGAAACATGAAAGTCATATGCATTCTAAAGTCACTGTGGTTATTCCGCACTGGAACGGGATTGAGATTCTAGAGCCCTGTTTGCGCTCATTGAAAGCTTCTCAGTATCCAAATCTGGAGATCGTAGTTGTGGATAATGCCTCGTCAGATGACAGTGTGGCTTTTGTTCAGCGAGCGTTTCCCAAAGTCACACTGATTAAAAACGCTAAGAATTTAGGATTTGCCGGTGGCTGCAATGTGGGGCTTAGAACTATTAAGTCTGATCATTATCTGGTTTTAAATAATGATACAACCCACGAATCTGATTGGATTGAGCAGTTGGTTGAACAGATTGAATCAGACCCAAAGATTGCGGCGGTTCAACCCAAGATCATGTCAGCTAAAGCCCCTGAAGTATTTGACTATGCCGGCGGAGTTGGCGGACTCATGGACGTTCTGGCATATCCGTATGCATTGGGACGTATCTTCACATCAATGGAAACCGATGATGGCTTTTATGATACTCCTCGGGATATTTTCTGGGCCAGCGGAACCGCCCTGCTTCTTCGCGGAACAGCTCTTGATGAAGTTGGTCTGTTTGATGAAGATTTTTTTGCCCACATGGAAGAGATCGATCTGTGCTGGCGACTGCATAATGCAGGTTGGCGGGTGGTAAATGCTCCGGCAGCTAAAATTTATCATCATTCGGGGTGGACCCTCCCTCCTGATCGATTTCAGAAAAAGTATCTGAACCATCGAAATAATCTGATGATGATCATCAAAAATTATCCCTTTGCCTATTTGGCCGCTGTTTTACCTACTCGTCTAGCTTTGGAAGGGGTTGCTTTTGGCTTCTCGGCACTTATTCGTGACTGGAAGCGGATGGGGGCCATTGTCCTGGCTATTGCCTGGATTTTAACTCATCCCATACTGCTATTTACTAAACACCTGGAAGCCAAGAAAAAAAGGCAACCACAAGCAGTTACAGCAACCATGAAACAGATGTATGGGGGATCCATATTTTTTCAATATTTTCTTCGTGGGCAAAAACGTGCGCGAGATATCAAGGAGTAACAATGTCTGTATATTTTTTTGCATTTATGGGTGCGATTCTCGGTGGACTAACCGTAGCATTGGGAGCTTTTGGAGCTCACGCACTTAAACCATATTTAGAAGCCTGGGACAATTCCTATGGGTTGATCATTTGGGATAAAGCGGTTTTCTATCAGGCCATGCATTCAATTGCCCTGTTGAGTTTACCTCTGTTTTCAAAGATCATGAGCCCTAAAGCCCTGAATATCACGGGCTATATGTTTATTGCTGGTGTTCTGTTGTTTTCCGGAAGCCTTTATGTTTTGGCTCTTAGCGGAATAAAGATTTTGGGAGCAATTACTCCAATTGGAGGCACTGCTTTTGTAATTGGCTGGATCGTGCTGGCCTTTTCGCTGTATAAGGAAGCTTTTCGATCATGACCCTGGTGCGTCCCTGGCGTAAAGCGGAC
This Candidatus Neomarinimicrobiota bacterium DNA region includes the following protein-coding sequences:
- a CDS encoding NAD(P) transhydrogenase subunit alpha, whose translation is MESLIVSIYVFTLAVFIGFELITKVPPLLHTPLMSGSNAISGITVVGALLAANADNWGLSTILGVFAIAFAMINVIGGFMVTDRMLGMFKKDKKTEKGA
- a CDS encoding glycosyltransferase — encoded protein: MHSKVTVVIPHWNGIEILEPCLRSLKASQYPNLEIVVVDNASSDDSVAFVQRAFPKVTLIKNAKNLGFAGGCNVGLRTIKSDHYLVLNNDTTHESDWIEQLVEQIESDPKIAAVQPKIMSAKAPEVFDYAGGVGGLMDVLAYPYALGRIFTSMETDDGFYDTPRDIFWASGTALLLRGTALDEVGLFDEDFFAHMEEIDLCWRLHNAGWRVVNAPAAKIYHHSGWTLPPDRFQKKYLNHRNNLMMIIKNYPFAYLAAVLPTRLALEGVAFGFSALIRDWKRMGAIVLAIAWILTHPILLFTKHLEAKKKRQPQAVTATMKQMYGGSIFFQYFLRGQKRARDIKE
- a CDS encoding CBS domain-containing protein: MEKINVGDFMAKKVVVFKPEMDIYAAIDELVKSAISGAPVVDDNGKLIGIISQKDCLRTLANGVFHDAPAGPVSEYMTEAVMSIGPEMDIFTVADLFLNNVYRRIPVVENDIVVGQISRRDVLCAIQHMAGNVKT
- a CDS encoding NAD(P)(+) transhydrogenase (Re/Si-specific) subunit beta, whose amino-acid sequence is MIYLEQFSYLLASVLFIVALKMLGSAKTARKGMQYAMFAMALAIVITLVISGIVGPLQIIIGMVVGGLIGGVVAKRIEMTSMPQMVALFNGFGGIASTLVAYSEYLRFSGSETMDVRVTVIISLFIGTVTLAGSLVAYAKLQGIMPGRPIVLPMHQLLNALLIVGVVIFGVMNVMEPNVQMWPLLIIAAAAIFGITFVIPIGGADMPVVIALLNSYSGLAASATGFVLSNNVLIIAGALVGASGLILTQLMCDAMN
- a CDS encoding DUF423 domain-containing protein; the protein is MSVYFFAFMGAILGGLTVALGAFGAHALKPYLEAWDNSYGLIIWDKAVFYQAMHSIALLSLPLFSKIMSPKALNITGYMFIAGVLLFSGSLYVLALSGIKILGAITPIGGTAFVIGWIVLAFSLYKEAFRS
- a CDS encoding Re/Si-specific NAD(P)(+) transhydrogenase subunit alpha, producing MKIGIPVETVSGETRVAMVPGNIAAFTRLEHEIIIQKNAGANSFISDKEFEKAGASIVDDAKMLFAQADVVFKVQPPSADEVKLMKDGAIYMGNLAPLNNHDTLKAMNKKQITGFATEFIPRISRAQSMDTLSSMATLAGYKAVLISANHLGKIFPLLMTAAGSIPPATTFILGAGVAGLQAIATAKRLGSRVEAFDPRPAVEEQVKSLGATFVHMEVPEENVETTGGYAKQQSDAFLVAEQKAISARLPKVDVIITTAQIFGKAAPILITEEMVKMMRSGSVIIDLAIEGGGNCELTEAGKTVVKHGVTIVGTLNLPATLPINGSSMFSKNLLNLFKNIFQKENNSLDFDEEVTAGACITHAGEIRNELVKKSMTGGNA